In the Persephonella hydrogeniphila genome, one interval contains:
- a CDS encoding O-methyltransferase, with the protein MFDYIINPKVESYIKNLSVEEDPLIKEMEEYARKNDFPIIGREGGRVLHLIAKIKNPELIVEVGSGFGYSAYWFLKALKKGKVVLTDYQEKNIKLARQFLDKGGFRDRAEFRVGDGIKIGKEYKNIDILFLDLEKARYLEAIKELENNLSDDGIVIADNVLFQGKVIFEPENRKSKILREFNSYMFEKFFSVILPVRDGILIACKKS; encoded by the coding sequence ATGTTTGATTACATAATAAATCCAAAAGTTGAGAGCTATATAAAGAATCTCTCCGTAGAAGAAGATCCACTGATTAAAGAGATGGAAGAATATGCTAGAAAAAATGATTTTCCTATTATAGGAAGGGAAGGAGGAAGAGTATTACATCTTATAGCAAAAATAAAAAACCCAGAGCTTATTGTCGAGGTAGGCTCAGGTTTTGGATACTCAGCTTACTGGTTTTTAAAGGCATTAAAGAAAGGAAAAGTTGTTCTTACTGATTATCAGGAAAAAAACATAAAGCTTGCCAGACAGTTTCTTGATAAAGGAGGATTCAGAGACAGGGCTGAATTCAGAGTAGGAGATGGGATAAAGATAGGAAAGGAGTACAAAAATATTGATATTCTTTTCTTAGACCTTGAAAAGGCAAGGTATTTAGAAGCTATAAAAGAGCTTGAAAATAATCTGTCAGATGATGGGATAGTGATAGCTGACAACGTTCTTTTTCAGGGAAAGGTTATTTTTGAACCTGAAAATAGAAAATCAAAAATATTAAGAGAGTTTAACAGCTACATGTTTGAAAAATTTTTCTCAGTTATTCTTCCTGTGAGGGATGGAATATTAATTGCCTGTAAAAAATCTTAA
- a CDS encoding glycosyltransferase family 2 protein, which translates to MKKVSVIIPVYNGEKFISDAVRSVLNQTYENIEIVVIDDCSTDRTRDILFGDFGKLIDKKIFYYRNKENRERVYSRNKGISLSTGEYLFFLDYDDLWDKNYIQDTIPYLKEYDIVYSFPRTFIDSSGKIIRKSNKKVSSLEKIIFSGLIGYPSASAFRKNSFPEYKEEFLMREDWEIFIRSYLKGLKIKILDNNMVFIREHSNRTSRDKRFYYATVKVFESYQSSIPDRFAGYFLFHTGEVCIRYGNLPKGWMLIQKALIKNPELIKDKRNILSVLKRGFRIDRALRFFTGN; encoded by the coding sequence ATGAAAAAAGTTAGTGTTATTATTCCTGTTTATAATGGAGAAAAATTTATATCAGATGCTGTAAGATCTGTCCTTAATCAGACATACGAGAATATAGAAATAGTAGTAATAGATGACTGTTCTACAGACAGAACCAGAGATATTTTATTTGGTGATTTTGGAAAACTGATAGATAAAAAGATTTTTTACTACAGAAATAAAGAAAATAGAGAGAGAGTATACAGCAGAAATAAAGGGATTAGTCTGTCGACAGGGGAGTATCTGTTTTTTTTAGATTATGATGATCTGTGGGATAAAAATTATATACAGGATACTATACCTTATTTAAAGGAATATGATATTGTTTACTCATTTCCCCGTACTTTTATAGACAGTTCCGGGAAAATAATAAGAAAATCAAATAAAAAAGTATCTTCCTTAGAGAAAATCATATTTTCTGGACTAATAGGCTATCCATCAGCATCAGCTTTTAGAAAAAACTCATTTCCTGAATATAAAGAAGAATTTCTAATGAGAGAAGACTGGGAAATTTTTATCAGATCTTATCTGAAAGGCTTGAAGATAAAGATATTAGATAACAACATGGTTTTTATCAGAGAGCATTCCAACAGGACAAGCAGGGATAAGAGATTTTACTATGCAACGGTAAAGGTTTTTGAGTCTTACCAGAGTAGTATCCCTGACAGGTTTGCAGGATATTTTTTATTCCATACCGGAGAGGTGTGTATAAGATACGGTAATCTGCCAAAGGGATGGATGCTTATACAGAAAGCTTTGATAAAGAATCCAGAGTTAATCAAGGATAAGAGAAACATTTTATCTGTGCTCAAAAGAGGTTTCAGAATAGATAGAGCTTTAAGATTTTTTACAGGCAATTAA
- a CDS encoding glycosyltransferase family 2 protein: MNRLPLSVALISYNEEENIGKTLESIKDIASEIIVVDSGSTDKTVEIAKGYGAKVFIEEWKGYKDQKNSALEKCSQDWILFLDCDEVVSEELKEEIIKAIGKPEADGYLINRKTVYLGKPLNYAWQPDWNLRLVRKSANPKWEGGNVHEYLTIDGKIGRLKGFLFHYTYRDIKEHFNKVVQYSYLAALDMYKDGKKFKIRNIILNPTASFIREYFLKKGFMDGIRGFIVAVSATFYSFLKYIYLWEIQERDEKS, translated from the coding sequence ATGAACAGACTACCCCTTTCTGTTGCGTTGATATCCTATAATGAAGAGGAAAATATAGGGAAAACTTTAGAGTCTATAAAAGATATAGCATCTGAGATAATTGTTGTTGATTCCGGTTCAACAGATAAAACAGTAGAAATCGCAAAAGGATACGGAGCAAAAGTTTTCATTGAAGAATGGAAAGGGTATAAAGATCAGAAAAATTCAGCTTTAGAAAAATGCTCTCAGGACTGGATTTTATTCCTTGATTGTGATGAGGTTGTTTCAGAAGAGTTAAAAGAAGAAATAATAAAAGCAATAGGAAAGCCTGAAGCAGATGGATATTTAATAAACAGAAAAACTGTATATCTGGGAAAGCCTCTGAACTACGCATGGCAACCTGACTGGAATTTGCGACTTGTACGGAAATCTGCAAACCCAAAATGGGAAGGTGGAAATGTACACGAGTATCTGACCATTGATGGTAAAATCGGTAGATTAAAAGGTTTTCTTTTTCATTACACATACAGAGATATAAAGGAACATTTCAATAAGGTTGTACAGTATTCTTATCTTGCAGCCTTAGATATGTACAAAGATGGGAAAAAATTCAAAATCAGGAATATAATTCTCAATCCAACAGCATCTTTTATCAGAGAGTATTTTCTGAAAAAAGGTTTTATGGACGGGATAAGGGGTTTTATTGTTGCAGTAAGTGCAACATTTTACAGCTTTTTAAAGTATATATATCTTTGGGAAATACAGGAGAGAGATGAAAAAAGTTAG